The proteins below come from a single Lepidochelys kempii isolate rLepKem1 chromosome 20, rLepKem1.hap2, whole genome shotgun sequence genomic window:
- the ASIC1 gene encoding acid-sensing ion channel 1 isoform X1 — translation MPIQIFCTISFSSSEERHGDNGAMGRGDDSVDEILYGQEEDEEEEERTATDIVAFASSCTLHGASHIFMEDGFRARQMFWALAFLLSLSMFLYQVADRIIYYLEYHHVTQLDEQNSPKMTFPAITFCNINLLRISQLSQEDWLYIAPLVKPLVAYESTVEPGFPLAQLSPEAFEQPLNMYNFYNRTCHQLEDMLLSCSYQGAECGPEDFSVVFTRYGKCYTFNSGQDGKPRRITMKGGTGNGLEIMLDIQQDEYLPVWGDSDELSFEAGIKVQIHSQDEPPLIDQLGFGVAPGFQTFVSCQEQRLIYLPPPWGNCQSITRDSEFYDTYSIAACRIDCETRYLVENCNCRMVHMRGDAPYCTPEQYKECADPALDFLLEKDNDYCVCEMPCNVTRFGKELSMVKIPSKASAKYLAKKHNKSEQYIGENFLVLDIFFEALNYETIEQKKAYEVAGLLGDIGGQMGLFIGASILTVLELFDYAYEVIKYKLCRRAKCQKNHKRNNTDKGVTLSMDDVKRHDHPHLTLLPSSPLPQNPCESLRGHPAGMTYAANILPHHPARGTFEDFTC, via the exons ATGCCCATCCAGATATTCTGCAccatctccttctcctccagcgaAGAGAGGCATGGAGACAACGGGGCTATGGGGCGAGGAGATGACAGCGTGGACGAGATCCTTTATGgtcaggaggaggatgaagaggaggaggagaggacgGCCACTGACATTGTGGCTTTTGCCAGCAGCTGCACGCTGCATGGAGCCAGCCACATCTTCATGGAGGACGGCTTCAGGGCGCGGCAGATGTTCTGGGCACTGGCCTTCCTGCTCTCCCTCTCCATGTTCCTCTACCAAGTGGCTGACCGCATCATCTACTACCTGGAGTACCACCATGTCACGCAGCTGGATGAGCAGAATAGCCCCAAGATGACCTTTCCAGCCATCACCTTCTGCAATATCAACCTCCTGCGGATTTCGCAGCTCAGCCAGGAGGACTGGCTCTACATTGCGCCCCTGGTGAAGCCCCTGGTGGCGTATGAGAGCACGGTGGAGCCGGGCTTCCCCctggcccagctcagccctgAGGCCTTTGAGCAGCCCCTGAACATGTACAACTTCTACAACCGCACCTGCCATCAGCTGGAGGACATGCTGCTGAGCTGCAGCTACCAAGGGGCTGAGTGTGGGCCAGAGGACTTCTCTGTG GTCTTCACACGCTACGGCAAGTGCTACACATTCAACTCCGGACAGGATGGGAAGCCCCGGCGCATCACCATGAAGGGCGGAACCGGCAATGGTCTGGAGATCATGCTGGACATTCAGCAAGACGAGTACCTGCCTGTCTGGGGGGATTCAG ATGAGCTCTCGTTTGAAGCTGGGATCAAAGTGCAGATTCACAGCCAGGATGAACCTCCCTTAATTGACCAGCTGGGCTTTGGGGTGGCACCTGGATTCCAGACCTTTGTGTCCTGCCAGGAGCAGcgg ctgaTCTACCTTCCCCCGCCCTGGGGTAACTGCCAATCCATAACCAGAGACTCTGAGTTCTACGACACCTACAGCATCGCGGCCTGTCGCATTGACTGTGAGACCCGCTACCTGGTGGAGAACTGCAACTGCCGCATGGTGCACATGCGAG GTGATGCCCCCTATTGCACCCCCGAGCAGTACAAGGAGTGCGCGGACCCAGCCTTAG atttTCTGCTGGAGAAGGACAACGATTACTGCGTCTGTGAGATGCCCTGCAACGTCACCCGCTTTGGCAAGGAGTTGTCCATGGTGAAAATCCCCAGCAAGGCCTCAGCCAAGTACCTGGCCAAGAAACACAACAAGTCGGAGCAGTACATTGG GGAGAACTTCCTAGTGCTGGATATCTTCTTTGAAGCCCTGAACTATGAGACAATTGAGCAGAAGAAGGCCTACGAGGtggctggcttgctgg GCGACATTGGTGGGCAGATGGGGCTGTTCATTGGGGCCAGCATCCTGACCGTGCTGGAGCTGTTCGATTATGCCTATGAG GTCATAAAGTACAAGCTGTGTCGCCGCGCCAAGTGCCAAAAGAATCACAAAAGGAACAACACAGACAAGGGCGTCACCCTGAGCATGGATGATGTGAAACGCCAT GACCATCCACACTTAACTCTCCTTCCCTCATCTCCCTTGCCCCAGAATCCCTGCGAGAGCCTAAGGGGCCACCCAGCCGGGATGACGTATGCAGCCAACATCCTACCTCACCACCCGGCCCGGGGCACATTTGAGGACTTCACCTGCTAA
- the ASIC1 gene encoding acid-sensing ion channel 1 isoform X2 has protein sequence MPIQIFCTISFSSSEERHGDNGAMGRGDDSVDEILYGQEEDEEEEERTATDIVAFASSCTLHGASHIFMEDGFRARQMFWALAFLLSLSMFLYQVADRIIYYLEYHHVTQLDEQNSPKMTFPAITFCNINLLRISQLSQEDWLYIAPLVKPLVAYESTVEPGFPLAQLSPEAFEQPLNMYNFYNRTCHQLEDMLLSCSYQGAECGPEDFSVVFTRYGKCYTFNSGQDGKPRRITMKGGTGNGLEIMLDIQQDEYLPVWGDSDELSFEAGIKVQIHSQDEPPLIDQLGFGVAPGFQTFVSCQEQRLIYLPPPWGNCQSITRDSEFYDTYSIAACRIDCETRYLVENCNCRMVHMRGDAPYCTPEQYKECADPALDFLLEKDNDYCVCEMPCNVTRFGKELSMVKIPSKASAKYLAKKHNKSEQYIGENFLVLDIFFEALNYETIEQKKAYEVAGLLGDIGGQMGLFIGASILTVLELFDYAYEVIKYKLCRRAKCQKNHKRNNTDKGVTLSMDDVKRHNPCESLRGHPAGMTYAANILPHHPARGTFEDFTC, from the exons ATGCCCATCCAGATATTCTGCAccatctccttctcctccagcgaAGAGAGGCATGGAGACAACGGGGCTATGGGGCGAGGAGATGACAGCGTGGACGAGATCCTTTATGgtcaggaggaggatgaagaggaggaggagaggacgGCCACTGACATTGTGGCTTTTGCCAGCAGCTGCACGCTGCATGGAGCCAGCCACATCTTCATGGAGGACGGCTTCAGGGCGCGGCAGATGTTCTGGGCACTGGCCTTCCTGCTCTCCCTCTCCATGTTCCTCTACCAAGTGGCTGACCGCATCATCTACTACCTGGAGTACCACCATGTCACGCAGCTGGATGAGCAGAATAGCCCCAAGATGACCTTTCCAGCCATCACCTTCTGCAATATCAACCTCCTGCGGATTTCGCAGCTCAGCCAGGAGGACTGGCTCTACATTGCGCCCCTGGTGAAGCCCCTGGTGGCGTATGAGAGCACGGTGGAGCCGGGCTTCCCCctggcccagctcagccctgAGGCCTTTGAGCAGCCCCTGAACATGTACAACTTCTACAACCGCACCTGCCATCAGCTGGAGGACATGCTGCTGAGCTGCAGCTACCAAGGGGCTGAGTGTGGGCCAGAGGACTTCTCTGTG GTCTTCACACGCTACGGCAAGTGCTACACATTCAACTCCGGACAGGATGGGAAGCCCCGGCGCATCACCATGAAGGGCGGAACCGGCAATGGTCTGGAGATCATGCTGGACATTCAGCAAGACGAGTACCTGCCTGTCTGGGGGGATTCAG ATGAGCTCTCGTTTGAAGCTGGGATCAAAGTGCAGATTCACAGCCAGGATGAACCTCCCTTAATTGACCAGCTGGGCTTTGGGGTGGCACCTGGATTCCAGACCTTTGTGTCCTGCCAGGAGCAGcgg ctgaTCTACCTTCCCCCGCCCTGGGGTAACTGCCAATCCATAACCAGAGACTCTGAGTTCTACGACACCTACAGCATCGCGGCCTGTCGCATTGACTGTGAGACCCGCTACCTGGTGGAGAACTGCAACTGCCGCATGGTGCACATGCGAG GTGATGCCCCCTATTGCACCCCCGAGCAGTACAAGGAGTGCGCGGACCCAGCCTTAG atttTCTGCTGGAGAAGGACAACGATTACTGCGTCTGTGAGATGCCCTGCAACGTCACCCGCTTTGGCAAGGAGTTGTCCATGGTGAAAATCCCCAGCAAGGCCTCAGCCAAGTACCTGGCCAAGAAACACAACAAGTCGGAGCAGTACATTGG GGAGAACTTCCTAGTGCTGGATATCTTCTTTGAAGCCCTGAACTATGAGACAATTGAGCAGAAGAAGGCCTACGAGGtggctggcttgctgg GCGACATTGGTGGGCAGATGGGGCTGTTCATTGGGGCCAGCATCCTGACCGTGCTGGAGCTGTTCGATTATGCCTATGAG GTCATAAAGTACAAGCTGTGTCGCCGCGCCAAGTGCCAAAAGAATCACAAAAGGAACAACACAGACAAGGGCGTCACCCTGAGCATGGATGATGTGAAACGCCAT AATCCCTGCGAGAGCCTAAGGGGCCACCCAGCCGGGATGACGTATGCAGCCAACATCCTACCTCACCACCCGGCCCGGGGCACATTTGAGGACTTCACCTGCTAA